The DNA segment ACATTCGTCATGCCATTGTACCAGCCTGCATAATTTTGACTGGGCAGGTATACAGCATTCAGCGTTTGGCAGGCTAATGACCGTTCCCTGCGCCCTGCAGGCCGGTAGCCATGGTCACTCATCAGTACGATAACAGCCTCGCCGCGTGTGGCCGCCTTTAATTGTTCAATAAAGGTAATCATCCACTTATTGGCGTACACCTCGTATTGCAGGAACTGATCATCCATCTTTTCAATGCTCACTGATCCGGCCGGGGCAGGAACAGTCCTGTTTCCCACACTATCATACGAAAAAGGCATATGCGGCATCATCAAATGCAGGTAGGTAAATACGGGCTTCTCCTGTTTTTGACGACTTGCTGATAACGTGAGGTTTAACATACGCTCATTATTCCCGACAAAATCATTGGCTATACTTTTTTCCAATCCGGGCGCCCATTTCATCCTTGCCAAAAATGGCGGCCCATATTTTTTCACCCGGTAATACATGGTCTGCTGTGTGATCAGTTGGATCTTATCCGGCATTAGCCCCGACTGATGCCCTGCCGGTATATTGTCTATATCAAAAATGGAATAGTTCCTGATCTGGTAACCCTGCTCTTTAAAGAAGCGGCACACGATGTTATTGCGGACAGCAGCTACTCCTGCTTTATAGGCATAATGATTTTCTATGGTGATAGGGCCTTTTTCTTCCAGGTAGCTCATGTTCAACAGGGAAGCCATAGAAAATAAGGTATGCAGGTAGTTGCTGTGCGTGCCGTCTGTAACATGAAAACCCTGCTGCCGTAAAAAATTATCAAACCGGGAGTTATCATACTGATAAAACTCCCGTAACCCCGCTGAACCGAAATAGGAATCTAATAAAACGAAATAAACCGGTGGCCTGGCGCAGGTATCACAAACCCTAAGGGCCCATTTTTCCAGGCTTTTATCTTTTTGCTGAGCAACGGGAAACAAGCAGTGAGTGACTATTATACACAGGTCTACTACAATGTAAACTACCAGTACAGTGTTTATAAAGAACACCCCCTTTTTAAAGGGCCGGCCGGTCTTTTTCAACCAAACCAGTGCTGCGATCATGGCTGCTATACACAACGGGAAAAAGATCACCAGGCGTCCTATAAAGGAAAGGAAGCGGATAGAAGTAAAGAAATCCTGGAACACACTAAAGAAAAGTACCAGCGCCAATACGAAAGAAGTAAAGAGGCCGGCCTTTTCTGCCTGCATTTTAAATAACTTCCTGCTGATGCCAAACAATAAAAAGCCTGCTGCCAGCAATGCAGCCAATAACAGCAATAACTCACGCAGGGGTATCAATCCCTGGTGTTCACTATACCCATGAATAATAAAGAACAGGATCACACCTATAAAATGCCAGTTGGTAGTCAACCCTTTTTTCAGGCGTGCCTGTAACATAGGAATCATTAAAACAAGCCGTATAATTGCGAGTCAATCTTTCGGATGATCTCTCCCAGGTGTTCTTCGTTCTCGGGGAATTTGTTTTTGTCAATATCTATTACCAGCAGGGGGCCTTCTTTGTAGCCATCAATCCATTTATTGTAAAAGTCGTTGAGGCGTTTGAGGTAATCAAGGCGGATATTCTCTTCGTATTCCCGGCCTCTTTTCTGGATCTGCGCCACCAGTGTAGGTACCGATGCTTTCAGGTAGATCAACAGGTCGGGAGGCTGCACCATGGACTTGAGCGTTTCAAAGAACAGGAAGTAATTATCAAAATCCCGTTTACTCATCAGGCCCATCTCATGCAGGTTGGGCGCAAAAATATGCGCATCTTCATAGATCGTTCTGTCCTGCACCACGGTTTCCGTGCCACGGTGAATATCCAGTAACTGGTTCAGGCGGCTGTTCAAAAAGTATATCTGAAGGTTAAAGCTCCAGCGGGGCATATCCTCATAAAAGTCGAACAGGTAAGGATTGTGGTCTACATCTTCAAACTGAGGTATCCAGCGGTAATGCTTGCTCAGCAGTTCTGTAAGGGTAGTCTTTCCGGCGCCAATATTTCCTGCTACTGCTATATGTTTGGGTTTTTTGCTTTTTGCCATCGTTATTAGTTCATAGAATCAGATCCCGGTTTCCTGGGTATCGCCCCGGAAAGATGAGACCAAAAATTTAAGGTATTAATTCTTTTTGGTTTTTGCTGTAAGAAATGACCGTTTTTAATAATAATTCAACCCCATCGCTTCACGCACCAGCCCCATCGTGGCCCGGGCGCTGGTACGGGCCTTATCAGCTCCTTTCTCCATAATGACTTTCAGGTATTGCTCATCATTACGGATGGCTTCTGCTTTCTCCCGGATGGGAGCAATGAAGCTGACCATATCTTCGCCCAATTGCTTTTTCATATCGCCATAGCGGATGATGCAATTGTTGTAATCCTCTTCAAACTTCCGGATCACCTCTTCTTTACTTACGAGCTTCATCAGCAGGAAGATGTTTTCGATATAATCAGGCTTGGGAGAGTTGGGCACTGTAGGGCCGCTGTCTGTTTTGGCCTTCTTTACTTTATCCAGGATCTGCTGGTCGGTATCCGACAGGTAGAGGGTAGCGTTCTGGTTTTCGCTCTTGCTCATCTTACCAGCGCCGTCCAGGCTGGGTACTTTTACCAGTTGTGCGCCATAATTGAAGGCAACAGGCTCGGGGAATACATCGCCATACCGGTGGTTGAACCGGTTTACATAGGTGCGTGCCATTTCCAGGTGTTGCTCCTGGTCTTTGCCTACCGGCACCAGGGAGGCGCGGTGCAGCAGGATATCCGCCGCCTGTAATACAGGATAAGTCAGCAGGCCGGCATTGATGTTATCCGGCTGCAGGCGGGCTTTATCTTTAAAGGTGGTGGTTTTTTCCAGTTCCCCCTTGTAGGCCAGCATATTGAGGTAGAGGTACAGCTCAGATGTTTCATATACATGGCTCTGGCAATATAAAGCCGCTTTATCGGGGTCCAGGCCACAGGCAATATGTTCGGCCAGTACCCGGTGTATATTCGTCTTCAGCTCTTTTGTATCCGGATGGGTGGTAAGGGCGTGCAGGTCTGCCACCATAAAATAGCAGGGGTATTCCTCCTGCATGCGCACAAAATTGCGCAGGGCCCCAAAGTAATTACCCAGGTGTAAAAAGCCGGTGGGCCTGATGCCACTCATAACAATCTGTTGCTGAACAACCTTTTCCATAGGGCGCGAAGATAAGGATAGTTTGCAGTTGCTAACTACCCACTTTTATGAACCTTTTAGCCTTTGAACTCCCAAAGTAGCCCATAAACAGCTATTTTTGTCCGGTATGGAAGTCAATGACGCATTAGTGGAAAACCTCGCCAATCTGGCACGTTTGCAGTTCAATGAGGGGGAGAAAGAAATAATTAAGAACGACCTGCAACGAATGATCCATTTTGTCGACAAACTGAATGAGCTGGATACTACGGGCGTAGCCCCCCTCCTGCACATGTCGGATAATGAGAATGTGTTACGCGAGGATAGGGTACAGGGGTCTATATCCCGGGAGGAAGCCGTCAGGAACGCCCCCGATACGGATGGTGTTTTCTTTAAGGTACCCAAAGTGATCCGGAAGACAGAAGTCTGAAGTCGGAAGTCTGACCTTGGATTAGCAATAAAAGCAATTACAGCATTATGAACTCTATCATCCACCTGGAAGCGATCCGCAAGAGCTATTTCATGGGAAGGCAGGAAATACGCGTATTGAAAGGCATCAACCTGGATATCCTTAAAAATGAATATGTGGCGCTGATGGGGCCCTCCGGTTCGGGGAAGAGTACATTAATGAACATACTGGGCTGCCTGGATACCCCCACCGGCGGCAAGTATGTGCTGAACGGGCAGGATGTGAGCAGAATGCCCGATGACTCCCTGGCCGAAGTACGGAATAATGAGATCGGCTTTGTATTCCAGCAGTTCAACCTGCTGCCGCGCCTTACCGCCCTGGAAAATGTAGCCCTGCCACTGGTATATGCAGGCATACCTAAAAAGCAACGTACCGAGATGGCGATGGACGTGATCAAAAAAGTAGGGCTGGGAGACAGAAGCCACCACAAACCCAATGAACTCTCCGGGGGACAGAACCAGCGGGTAGCGAT comes from the Paraflavitalea devenefica genome and includes:
- the gatC gene encoding Asp-tRNA(Asn)/Glu-tRNA(Gln) amidotransferase subunit GatC, translated to MEVNDALVENLANLARLQFNEGEKEIIKNDLQRMIHFVDKLNELDTTGVAPLLHMSDNENVLREDRVQGSISREEAVRNAPDTDGVFFKVPKVIRKTEV
- a CDS encoding ABC transporter ATP-binding protein, which gives rise to MNSIIHLEAIRKSYFMGRQEIRVLKGINLDILKNEYVALMGPSGSGKSTLMNILGCLDTPTGGKYVLNGQDVSRMPDDSLAEVRNNEIGFVFQQFNLLPRLTALENVALPLVYAGIPKKQRTEMAMDVIKKVGLGDRSHHKPNELSGGQNQRVAIARALVNSPSLILADEPTGNLDSKTSIEIMDIFGQIQASGNTVVLVTHEEDIANHAHRIVRLRDGVIESDKRRTDQLVNA
- a CDS encoding deoxynucleoside kinase; this translates as MAKSKKPKHIAVAGNIGAGKTTLTELLSKHYRWIPQFEDVDHNPYLFDFYEDMPRWSFNLQIYFLNSRLNQLLDIHRGTETVVQDRTIYEDAHIFAPNLHEMGLMSKRDFDNYFLFFETLKSMVQPPDLLIYLKASVPTLVAQIQKRGREYEENIRLDYLKRLNDFYNKWIDGYKEGPLLVIDIDKNKFPENEEHLGEIIRKIDSQLYGLF
- the trpS gene encoding tryptophan--tRNA ligase yields the protein MEKVVQQQIVMSGIRPTGFLHLGNYFGALRNFVRMQEEYPCYFMVADLHALTTHPDTKELKTNIHRVLAEHIACGLDPDKAALYCQSHVYETSELYLYLNMLAYKGELEKTTTFKDKARLQPDNINAGLLTYPVLQAADILLHRASLVPVGKDQEQHLEMARTYVNRFNHRYGDVFPEPVAFNYGAQLVKVPSLDGAGKMSKSENQNATLYLSDTDQQILDKVKKAKTDSGPTVPNSPKPDYIENIFLLMKLVSKEEVIRKFEEDYNNCIIRYGDMKKQLGEDMVSFIAPIREKAEAIRNDEQYLKVIMEKGADKARTSARATMGLVREAMGLNYY
- a CDS encoding sulfatase-like hydrolase/transferase: MLQARLKKGLTTNWHFIGVILFFIIHGYSEHQGLIPLRELLLLLAALLAAGFLLFGISRKLFKMQAEKAGLFTSFVLALVLFFSVFQDFFTSIRFLSFIGRLVIFFPLCIAAMIAALVWLKKTGRPFKKGVFFINTVLVVYIVVDLCIIVTHCLFPVAQQKDKSLEKWALRVCDTCARPPVYFVLLDSYFGSAGLREFYQYDNSRFDNFLRQQGFHVTDGTHSNYLHTLFSMASLLNMSYLEEKGPITIENHYAYKAGVAAVRNNIVCRFFKEQGYQIRNYSIFDIDNIPAGHQSGLMPDKIQLITQQTMYYRVKKYGPPFLARMKWAPGLEKSIANDFVGNNERMLNLTLSASRQKQEKPVFTYLHLMMPHMPFSYDSVGNRTVPAPAGSVSIEKMDDQFLQYEVYANKWMITFIEQLKAATRGEAVIVLMSDHGYRPAGRRERSLACQTLNAVYLPSQNYAGWYNGMTNVNQFRGLFNTLFDQHLPMLKDSIVYH